From the genome of Pseudomonas bubulae:
GTAAATAGCGGCACATAGGTCAGCCCGGCGATTTCCTGCGGGTCGGACGTGACCACCAGATCCAGATCGCCCCGGGCCAGTGCCGGCAATGGTGCGAAGGCAAAACCGGATGCCAGATCCAGCTCGACCTCGGGCCAGGCATCGCGGAACTGGTCAATGGTCGGCATCAACCACTGGAAGCAGCTGTGGCATTCAATCGCCATATGCAGACGACCGGCCGTTCCGCCAACCAGACGTGCGATATCGCGCTCGGCACCGCGCAGCAGGGGCAGCATGGCATCGGCCAGTTGCAGCAGGCGCAAGCCGCCGCTGGTGAAGCGAACCGGTTTGGTTTTGCGCACAAAGAGGGGCATGCCCATGCGCTCTTCAAGCTCTTTGAACTGGTGGGATAAAGCGGACTGGGTCAGGTGCAGGCGTTCGGCTGCTTCGACCAGACTGTCTGACTCGCGCAACGCGTGCAGGGTTTTGAGGTGACGAATTTCCAGCACAGTGGCTCCATGAGTAACTTTGATGATCAACACGAAAACGTTGAGTTTGTCTCATGTTGTAGCGGGTGTCGATAATAGTGCCATTACTTACACGAAGGAATGTTGTTATGGCCCTGGCACACAATCTTGGTTTCCCCCGCATCGGCGCAGACCGCGAGCTGAAAAAAGCACTCGAAGCCTATTGGAAGGGTGATATTGACCAGGCCGCGCTGAAAGACGTTGGCCGCCAATTGCGTGCCACCCACTGGCAGTTGCAAAAAGACGCAGGCATCGATTTGTTGCCGGTCGGTGACTTTGCCTGGTACGACCAGGTGCTGACCCACTCATTGACGTTCGGCGTGATCCCCCCGCGTTTTTCCAGCACCCTGGACGAGCAGCGCCAGCCAACCCTGGATACCCTGTTTGGCATGGCTCGCGGTGCCAGTCAGAGCTGCTGCGGTGCTGAGCACGGCAAAGGCCAGTATGCCCAGGAACTGACCAAATGGTTCGATACCAACTACCACTATCTGGTACCGGAATTCAGTCAGGACCAGCGCTTTGATCTGAGCTGGAACGAGCTGTTTGAAGAAACGGCAGAAGCACAGGCGCTGGGCCATAAGGTCAAACCCGTGATCATTGGCCCGTTGACCTACTTGTGGCTGGGCAAGGCCAAAGGCAACGAATTCAACAAGCTCGACCTGCTGGAAAACCTGCTGCCGGTTTACGCTCAAATCCTGTCCCGCCTGGCTGAGCAGGGCGTGGAATGGGTACAGATCGACGAGCCGATCCTGTCGCTCGACCTGCCACAGGAATGGAAAAACGCCTTTGAACGCGCGTATCACATTCTTCAATACTCGCCACTCAAGAAGCTGGTTGCCACCTACTTCAGCGGCCTGGAAGACAACCTCGGCCTGGCGGTCGGCCTGCCGGTGGATGGCCTGCACGTGGATCTGGTGCGTGCTCCCGACCAGTTGCATGCCATTCTGGACCGTCTGCCGACTTACAAAGTGTTGTCCCTGGGCCTGGTCAATGGCCGCAACGTGTGGCGCTGCGATCTGGAAAACGCCCTGGCGCAACTGCAGGAAGCCGAAGAGCGTTTTGGCGATAACCTGTGGGTAGCCGGTTCCTGCTCGCTGTTGCACAGCCCGGTGGATCTGGACCGCGAAACCAAACTGGATGCCGAACTGAAAAGCTGGTTGGCCTTCGCCAAGCAAAAGTGCGCTGAAATTGCAGTGCTGCGTGATGCGCTGAATATCCCGCAAGACCCCAAGGTACAAGAAGCCCTGGCCCAAAGTCGCGCCTTACAACAAAGCCGGGCCAGCTCGCCACGTATTCACAAGGCCGCCGTACAAGCCCGTATTGCAGCGATCACCGACGCCGACAGCCAGCGCCAGTCACCCTTTGCTGCACGGATCGAAGTGCAGCGTGCCCGCTTGAATCTGCCGGCATTCCCGACCACCACCATCGGCTCGTTCCCGCAGACTGCTTCGATTCGTCTGGCGCGTCAGTCTTACAAACAAGGCAAGTTGTCGACCAGCGAATACACCGACGCGATGCACAGCGAAATCCGCAACGCTGTACTGGTCCAGGAACGTTTGGGTCTGGACGTACTGGTACACGGCGAGGCCGAGCGCAATGACATGGTCGAGTATTTCGCCGAGCAACTGGACGGCTATGTGTTCACCCAATACGGCTGGGTACAGAGCTACGGTTCACGTTGCGTAAAACCGGCCATCATCTTCGGCGACCTGAGCCGCCCGCAGGCCATGACCGTTGAGTGGATCAAATACGCTCAGGGCCTGACCGACAAGGTGATGAAAGGCATGCTGACAGGCCCGGTGACCATGCTGATGTGGTCCTTCCCCCGCGAAGACGTATCGCGCAAAGTACAGGCGCAACAACTGGCTCTGGCGATCCGCGATGAAGTGGTGGATCTGGAACAGGCAGGGATCAAAATCGTGCAGATCGACGAAGCCGCGTTCCGTGAAGGTTTGCCGTTGCGCCGTGCACAGTGGCAGGAATACCTGGACTGGGCGGTGGAAGCCTTCCGTCTGTGTGCCTCGGGTGTGGGGGATGAAACCCAGATCCACACCCATATGTGCTACAGCGAGTTCAATGATGTGATCAAGTCGATTGCCGCGATGGACGCGGACGTGATCACCATCGAAACCTCGCGCTCGGACATGGAACTGCTTGATGCATTTGAAGCGTTCGACTATCCGAACGACATCGGCCCGGGTGTGTATGACATCCACTCGCCACGGGTGCCGGAAACGGCCGAGATGATCAAGTTACTGAGCAAGGCAGCGCAGCGTATTCCCGCTGAGCGGCTATGGGTCAACCCCGACTGCGGCCTTAAAACCCGGGCCTGGGCCGAGACTGAAGCGGCACTGATCAACATGGTGGCGGCAGCACGGCAACTACGCTTGCAAGCCGCTTGAGATCAATAGCCCCTCTCCCTCCGGGTGAGGGGCTTTGAGGTGTTACCTGACAATTTTATCGACATGAATATCCAGCTTTTTCAGGCGGTACCAGAAGCTGCGCTCGGATATGCCGATTAACTGCGCCGCCGCAGCCTGTACGCCATTGGCCTGTTGCAGGGCACTTAGAATGTAGGCTTTTTCGACTTCGGCCAAGGCGGCTTCCAGGTCGGGGGGCACGCTCGGTCCGGGGGCAAGCAAGGCACTGCTCTGGCCGGGTTGGGCACTGAACAGGTAGGGCGGCAGGTCACTGTCCTGGATAGTGCTGCTATTGGCCACAATGGTGGCGCGCTCCACGCAGTTTTGCAGTTCGCGAATATTGCCCGGCCAACTGTACTGGGCCATCGCCTGCAAGGCGCTGGGGCTGAAACCGGTGATGCGTTTGCCTGCGGTAGCACCCAGGTTATGGGCAAAGTGCCGCGCCAGCGAGGCGATGTCTTCAACGCGTTCGCGCAACGCGGGCAACGGAATCGGGAAGACGTTCAGGCGGTAATACAAGTCTTCGCGAAACTCCTTGTTGGCTACGGCTTGCAGCAGGTTTTTGTTGGTCGCGGCGATGACCCGCACATCCACCTTGCGCTCTCGCGGATCCCCCACTGGCTCGATCACCCGTTCTTGCAGCGCCCGCAGGATTTTTGCCTGCAAGGCCAGGGGCATATCGCCCACTTCATCGAGAAACAGGGTGCCCTTGTCGGCCTGCATAAAGCGCCCGACCCTGTCTGCTACGGCGCCGGTAAACGCGCCTTTGCGGTGGCCGAACATCTCGCTTTCAAGCAGCCCCTCAGGAATCGCCGCACAGTTGACCGCGACAAAGGGTTTGTCGGCGCGGCTGCCGTGTTTGTGGATGGCGCGGGCGACCATCTCTTTGCCGGTACCGCTTTCGCCAGTCAGCAGGATCGTGGCGTTGCTCTCGCGTACCGAGTCGATGGCCTGCAGCACCCGGCGAAAGCTTGGGCTGTCGCCAATCAGGCTGTCGATGTGCTGGTGCTCGTCCAGCTCGGCGCGCATGCGCGCGTTGTCGCGCAAAATGTCGCGAAACTGCAGGGCTTTGCTGACCGTAATATCCAGCTCGTCGATATCAAAGGGCTTGGCGATGTAATCGTAGGCGCCGTTACGTATGGACTGTACGGCGTTTTTTACCGTGCTGTAGGCAGTCATTACAATCACTGGCAGGTTCGGGTAACGCTGTTTGATCTCGGCCAGTAACTGCGGGCCGTCCATGCCGGGCATGCGCCAGTCGCTGATCACCAGGTCGATATCTTCCTGCTCCAGAACTTCAAGTGCCTGCAGGCCGTTGCTGGCAGTGAAGACCTGAATCCGGTTCTGGCTCAGTGCCGAGCTGAGCAAGTCGCAGAGTTTGGGCTCATCGTCGACCACCAGCACGTTATGACTCATGTTTCATCCCCTCCGTGGGCCGGAATGTACAGGTTGAAGGTGGCTCCGACGTCTTTCTCGCTGATGCATTCGATGCGTCCGTCGTGGCTGTCCATGATGGAGAACACTTTGGCCAGGCCCAGCCCCGTGCCTGAGGCTTTGGTCGTCACAAAGGGCGTGAAAATACGCTCAAGCATATCGGGTGCGATTCCTTCTCCGGTATCAGCAATGCCTATTACTGTGTAGTCCTCTTCGCGGGAAATGCGTACGGTCAGGCATCCGCCCTCAGGCATGGCGTCGATGGCGTTGATGATCAGGTTCAGGCACGCCTGTTTGAGTTGTCCGGCATCGGCGTACAGGGTCGCACCGGGCGCCTGATCGTCGATGTGGGCATCAATAGTGTGGCTTTCCAGCTCCGGTTCGCAGAAACCCAGAATGTCTTCGACCAGAGGCCGCGCCAGCTGCGGCGCACGCACGGGGGCGCTGGGCTTGGCGAATTCGAGAAACTCGGTGATCAGGTCATTGATGCGGGTCACTTCGCTGACCACATACTCCAGATGGCGCTTGTCGGTTTCACCCAGATCGGCCCGGCGGTGCAACAGTTGGGTCGCGGTTTTGATAATGCCCAGCGGATTGCGGATTTCGTGGGCCAGGCCCATGGCCACCTCGCCCAGGGCATGCAGGCGGTCGCGGCGACGCAATTGGGCTTCGAGATGATGCAGCTCGCCCAGTCGTGCGGTCATATGGTTGAAGGTGCTGCTCAGCTCGGCCAGTTCGTCGTTGCCCGACACCGCCACGCGTTGGTTGTAGTCCCCGGCAGTGACGGCGCGTACCCCTTCGGAGAGGTCGCGCAACGGCCGGGTAAGGCGTTCGGAAACCAGCCAGCCGACGGTCAGCGACAGTACCGAGCCGACCAGGAAGATCAACGCGAACAGGTTGCTCTGGTTGACCAGCCCCACCAGGCTGCTATGGCGCAGCAGGCCACTGTAGATCACCCCTTGCAGCTCACCGGTGTCGTTGAGGATGGGCCAGTACAAGCCGCTGTAGCGGCTGGTGAATTGTTCGCTGGGCTGACGGGTTTCCCGCAGGGTTTGTTCGATGGCGCCGGGCACCATCAGCTGGCGGTCTTCGAAACGCTGGCTGGAGAATATCTCGGCAAAGCCTGCCGTATTGGACAGGTACAAACGCAAGTCGAGGGAGTGCACGTCGGCCACGCTGGTCAGAAAGCTGCTGTCCATATAGGTAGCCACCAGCAGCTGATAGTTCACTCCATCCTGGCTGGTGGCAAAGGTCGAGACTACGGTGCCGGTTGGCACACCGCCGACATTGATAGTTTGCAGTACAGCGTTGGGGCTCAGGCTGATCTGGTCGACAATGGTGTCGCTGGCGGTACTGAAAATCACTTTGTGGTCGCTGTCACGGATCAGCGCGACCACGTCTATGCCCATGGCTTCGGCGATATCGGCAGTCAGCCGGTCATGGCGGATGGCCTTGCTGGAGGACGGCGGGTGGGCGTGTTGCAGAAGCAGCTTGGCGGCGCGGGCGTTGTCCGCGAGGATTTCGCTGATCTCGTCCTTGACGATTTTGGTCGACTCCTGCAGCCAGACCCGTACGTTACTGTCGAAAATCTGCGACAGGGTGGTCGCTGCCAGTTCGGCAGCAATCATGGTCGGGATCACGCTGACCAGCCAGAACGCCAGCACCAGTTTGCGCTGTACGGTCCAGCGCGACACTTTGAAGGGTTGTGGCTGGCGCGGTGTTTTGGGCGTGGTGGGCATTAGTACTCGCTTATCGCAGCCGCCAGTGCCGGGTCGTGGCGGTCAGGGCGAATGAACAGTTTGACCAGT
Proteins encoded in this window:
- the metR gene encoding transcriptional regulator MetR, with protein sequence MLEIRHLKTLHALRESDSLVEAAERLHLTQSALSHQFKELEERMGMPLFVRKTKPVRFTSGGLRLLQLADAMLPLLRGAERDIARLVGGTAGRLHMAIECHSCFQWLMPTIDQFRDAWPEVELDLASGFAFAPLPALARGDLDLVVTSDPQEIAGLTYVPLFTYEAMLAVANQHPLASKPFIVPEDLSSEILITYPVERDRLDIFTRFLEPADVEPAQVRTSELTVMMMQLVASGRGVCGMPHWALHEYSSRGYVKAKRLGEKGLFATLYAAIRADMLDAPYMRDFLLTAKDTSFSTLDGVSAVR
- the metE gene encoding 5-methyltetrahydropteroyltriglutamate--homocysteine S-methyltransferase → MALAHNLGFPRIGADRELKKALEAYWKGDIDQAALKDVGRQLRATHWQLQKDAGIDLLPVGDFAWYDQVLTHSLTFGVIPPRFSSTLDEQRQPTLDTLFGMARGASQSCCGAEHGKGQYAQELTKWFDTNYHYLVPEFSQDQRFDLSWNELFEETAEAQALGHKVKPVIIGPLTYLWLGKAKGNEFNKLDLLENLLPVYAQILSRLAEQGVEWVQIDEPILSLDLPQEWKNAFERAYHILQYSPLKKLVATYFSGLEDNLGLAVGLPVDGLHVDLVRAPDQLHAILDRLPTYKVLSLGLVNGRNVWRCDLENALAQLQEAEERFGDNLWVAGSCSLLHSPVDLDRETKLDAELKSWLAFAKQKCAEIAVLRDALNIPQDPKVQEALAQSRALQQSRASSPRIHKAAVQARIAAITDADSQRQSPFAARIEVQRARLNLPAFPTTTIGSFPQTASIRLARQSYKQGKLSTSEYTDAMHSEIRNAVLVQERLGLDVLVHGEAERNDMVEYFAEQLDGYVFTQYGWVQSYGSRCVKPAIIFGDLSRPQAMTVEWIKYAQGLTDKVMKGMLTGPVTMLMWSFPREDVSRKVQAQQLALAIRDEVVDLEQAGIKIVQIDEAAFREGLPLRRAQWQEYLDWAVEAFRLCASGVGDETQIHTHMCYSEFNDVIKSIAAMDADVITIETSRSDMELLDAFEAFDYPNDIGPGVYDIHSPRVPETAEMIKLLSKAAQRIPAERLWVNPDCGLKTRAWAETEAALINMVAAARQLRLQAA
- a CDS encoding ATP-binding protein; the encoded protein is MPTTPKTPRQPQPFKVSRWTVQRKLVLAFWLVSVIPTMIAAELAATTLSQIFDSNVRVWLQESTKIVKDEISEILADNARAAKLLLQHAHPPSSSKAIRHDRLTADIAEAMGIDVVALIRDSDHKVIFSTASDTIVDQISLSPNAVLQTINVGGVPTGTVVSTFATSQDGVNYQLLVATYMDSSFLTSVADVHSLDLRLYLSNTAGFAEIFSSQRFEDRQLMVPGAIEQTLRETRQPSEQFTSRYSGLYWPILNDTGELQGVIYSGLLRHSSLVGLVNQSNLFALIFLVGSVLSLTVGWLVSERLTRPLRDLSEGVRAVTAGDYNQRVAVSGNDELAELSSTFNHMTARLGELHHLEAQLRRRDRLHALGEVAMGLAHEIRNPLGIIKTATQLLHRRADLGETDKRHLEYVVSEVTRINDLITEFLEFAKPSAPVRAPQLARPLVEDILGFCEPELESHTIDAHIDDQAPGATLYADAGQLKQACLNLIINAIDAMPEGGCLTVRISREEDYTVIGIADTGEGIAPDMLERIFTPFVTTKASGTGLGLAKVFSIMDSHDGRIECISEKDVGATFNLYIPAHGGDET
- a CDS encoding sigma-54 dependent transcriptional regulator, coding for MSHNVLVVDDEPKLCDLLSSALSQNRIQVFTASNGLQALEVLEQEDIDLVISDWRMPGMDGPQLLAEIKQRYPNLPVIVMTAYSTVKNAVQSIRNGAYDYIAKPFDIDELDITVSKALQFRDILRDNARMRAELDEHQHIDSLIGDSPSFRRVLQAIDSVRESNATILLTGESGTGKEMVARAIHKHGSRADKPFVAVNCAAIPEGLLESEMFGHRKGAFTGAVADRVGRFMQADKGTLFLDEVGDMPLALQAKILRALQERVIEPVGDPRERKVDVRVIAATNKNLLQAVANKEFREDLYYRLNVFPIPLPALRERVEDIASLARHFAHNLGATAGKRITGFSPSALQAMAQYSWPGNIRELQNCVERATIVANSSTIQDSDLPPYLFSAQPGQSSALLAPGPSVPPDLEAALAEVEKAYILSALQQANGVQAAAAQLIGISERSFWYRLKKLDIHVDKIVR